The following nucleotide sequence is from Rubrivirga sp. SAORIC476.
CGACCGGTTGGTCCGCCGCCACATCGCCGCATCCGCCTCGGCGGGCTTCTTGAGCGGCCTGGGGGGGTGGATCACGCTGCCCGTGGTGCTGCCCGCCAACCTCGCTGCGGTGGCCTCGGTCCAGCTCCACATGGCGGCCTCGGTCGCGGCCCTCGCCGGGCACGCCCCTGAGTTGCCCGGCACGCGCGAGCGCGTCCTGAAGTGCCTCGTCGGTAGCGGCCCCGCGGACCCCGCTCGCGACGCCGAGCAGGAGACGCTCGACCGGTTCGGGTTGAAGCTGGCCGAACGCGGCCTCAACTTCGTGGTGGCCACGACGGTGGGCGCCGTGAAGTGGGGCGCCAAGAAGGTCGTCGAGGGTGGCGTGAAGCGGAAGCTGGTCCGCGGGATCCCCCTCGTCGGCGGCGTGATCGGCGCGGCGTCCGACGGATACGTGACGATGAAGGTCGCCGAGGCAGCCCGCGCCGAGTTCTTCGGCGGCATCGAGCAGCCGGCCACGCCCGACTTCGCACCGACCTCTGGCGACGGCCTCCCCTCTGGGGTCGTGCCTGCCCCCAGCGACTCTCGCTGACTCCTTTCCATTCTCCTCTCTCCTCCCCTCTCCCATGGACACCATCCCCAACGAAACCGAAGCCGCCGAAGTCGCCGCCACCGTCGACGACCTGGAGCGTGGCTTGGCCCAACTCTCGCTCTCCAAAGCGATCAATCGCATCGACGACTGGAAGCGCAAGCTGATGGCCACCGAGCGGACGGACCTGATGCACATCGGCGCCACCCTCGGAGAACTGCACCAGTCACTCGTCGGCGAGGGCATTGATGGAGCGCGCGTAAGCACCCTGCTCGTCCGCCTCGGCGAGCAGACCGAGGCCGCC
It contains:
- a CDS encoding EcsC family protein; translation: MPTTVRRFVLDRLYPTVLNGVPGLGTPQDRAADARLGGGSTDEQLDRLVRRHIAASASAGFLSGLGGWITLPVVLPANLAAVASVQLHMAASVAALAGHAPELPGTRERVLKCLVGSGPADPARDAEQETLDRFGLKLAERGLNFVVATTVGAVKWGAKKVVEGGVKRKLVRGIPLVGGVIGAASDGYVTMKVAEAARAEFFGGIEQPATPDFAPTSGDGLPSGVVPAPSDSR